The Aminithiophilus ramosus genome contains a region encoding:
- a CDS encoding DUF4276 family protein, which yields MSETATVVALVEGATERYFVRDLLAPYLGEKGIWLEAVILSKPGAKGGDVRFARAQKDIRNLLKQRSDTWVTLMIDYYGIGTDWPGYAESKRQADSAAKASVMNGATAREVQTLFADRDPDRRFIPYVSMHETEALYFSDPATLAAGLGVARKGIDAILGECREPEGINDRPDGAPSKRLKALSPTFKKTVTGIGIAKAVGIDAMRRACPLFDAWVTSLEGLAGGAR from the coding sequence ATGAGTGAGACGGCGACGGTGGTCGCCCTCGTCGAAGGGGCCACGGAGCGGTACTTTGTACGAGATCTTCTCGCTCCTTACCTGGGAGAGAAGGGGATCTGGCTCGAAGCGGTCATCCTCTCCAAGCCGGGAGCAAAGGGCGGCGACGTCCGGTTCGCAAGGGCCCAAAAGGACATCAGAAACCTTCTCAAGCAGCGGAGCGATACGTGGGTGACCCTCATGATCGATTATTACGGCATCGGGACGGATTGGCCGGGATATGCCGAATCGAAGCGGCAGGCCGATTCCGCCGCAAAGGCGTCGGTCATGAACGGCGCCACGGCCCGAGAGGTCCAAACGCTCTTCGCGGATCGGGACCCGGATCGACGCTTCATCCCTTACGTCTCCATGCATGAGACGGAGGCCCTTTATTTCAGCGATCCCGCCACTCTGGCGGCCGGGCTGGGCGTCGCGCGGAAGGGGATCGACGCCATTCTCGGCGAGTGCCGAGAGCCGGAAGGGATCAACGATCGCCCCGACGGAGCCCCGTCGAAAAGGCTGAAAGCCCTCTCCCCGACGTTCAAGAAAACCGTCACGGGAATCGGGATCGCCAAGGCCGTCGGCATCGACGCGATGCGTCGCGCCTGTCCCCTTTTCGACGCCTGGGTGACGTCGCTGGAAGGCCTGGCCGGAGGGGCACGGTGA
- a CDS encoding YbaK/EbsC family protein: MKLSRLLAPTSRNNPSKVRDEAAIRLVRGGYGLYEPSSEELLLLPLGEVTLGNIFDLFDDLCRDEGGQSVDSASLPGGALSIAVRIVKQEEQLPLLLFERRGRGLDLLSIDGASAPDPDGDPILERLGEELRDRGLEPVLLEKEPGGTIRLALKGSPKARRAVEGLVCPHCGWAGTAHSPAPGRIVDYGPSQEALKEVRTPGADTIAELCRQLDLPPERTLKTMFYSLPAPDGEGRRVVVVLMRGDCKISEAKVAAFFGVDEVRFATAVELHETMGSLGGYLGPVGLPEGVTVIADENVQGLADVAVGANRADHHRTGAAWGRDFRAVVTDLIALEKGKPCPACGASLEEATWRVIAERTPLGTLPEGMDLSYRDSDRKPRRPRLATTRLDAEALLMAFFDGDTLPLDIAPFQVLVTPWGEGESSSAEAAESLHDELSEAGFAVLLDDRFAKAPLREADFDGLSLPVRIALHDEADSVRATLHIDGETADLPLDDAAHFLFHALGGSCSCCDS, from the coding sequence ATGAAACTCTCCCGGCTTCTGGCCCCGACGAGCCGCAACAACCCCTCCAAGGTCCGCGACGAGGCGGCGATCCGCCTCGTCCGGGGAGGCTACGGCCTTTACGAGCCCTCCTCGGAGGAGCTGCTCCTTCTCCCCCTGGGAGAGGTGACCCTCGGCAACATTTTCGACCTCTTCGACGATCTCTGCCGCGACGAGGGGGGCCAATCCGTCGACAGCGCCTCCCTTCCGGGCGGCGCCCTGTCCATCGCCGTCCGCATCGTCAAGCAGGAGGAACAGCTCCCCCTCCTCCTCTTCGAGCGGCGCGGAAGGGGTCTGGACCTCCTCTCCATCGACGGAGCGTCGGCCCCCGATCCCGACGGCGACCCGATCCTGGAGCGTCTCGGGGAGGAACTTCGCGACAGGGGGCTGGAGCCGGTCCTTCTGGAGAAAGAGCCGGGAGGGACGATCCGCCTGGCCCTGAAGGGCTCCCCGAAGGCCCGCAGAGCCGTCGAGGGGCTGGTCTGTCCCCACTGCGGCTGGGCGGGGACGGCCCACTCGCCCGCTCCGGGACGGATCGTCGATTACGGCCCGAGCCAAGAAGCCCTGAAAGAGGTCCGCACGCCGGGGGCGGACACCATCGCCGAACTCTGCCGTCAGCTCGACCTCCCGCCGGAGCGGACGCTGAAGACGATGTTCTACAGCCTCCCCGCCCCTGACGGAGAGGGACGGCGGGTCGTCGTCGTCCTCATGAGAGGGGACTGCAAGATCAGCGAGGCCAAGGTGGCCGCCTTCTTCGGCGTCGACGAGGTCCGCTTCGCCACGGCCGTCGAGCTTCACGAGACGATGGGCAGCCTGGGGGGCTATCTGGGCCCCGTGGGGCTCCCCGAGGGCGTCACCGTCATCGCCGACGAGAACGTCCAGGGCCTCGCCGACGTGGCCGTAGGGGCCAACAGGGCCGATCACCATCGCACCGGAGCGGCCTGGGGGCGCGACTTCCGGGCCGTCGTCACCGATCTGATCGCCCTCGAGAAGGGAAAGCCCTGTCCGGCCTGCGGCGCCTCCCTCGAAGAGGCGACGTGGCGCGTCATCGCCGAAAGGACCCCTCTCGGCACCCTGCCCGAGGGCATGGATCTCTCCTACCGGGACAGCGACAGGAAGCCCCGCAGACCCCGCCTCGCGACGACGCGCCTCGACGCCGAAGCCCTCCTGATGGCCTTCTTCGACGGAGACACGCTCCCCCTCGACATCGCCCCCTTCCAGGTCCTCGTCACTCCCTGGGGGGAGGGGGAAAGCTCCTCGGCCGAAGCGGCCGAAAGCCTCCACGACGAACTGAGCGAGGCGGGGTTCGCCGTCCTCCTCGACGATCGTTTCGCCAAGGCGCCCCTCAGGGAGGCCGACTTCGACGGCCTGTCCCTGCCGGTCCGCATCGCCCTCCACGACGAGGCGGACTCGGTCCGGGCGACCCTCCACATCGACGGGGAGACGGCCGATCTGCCCCTCGACGACGCCGCCCACTTCCTCTTCCACGCCCTTGGCGGGTCCTGCAGCTGCTGCGACTCCTGA
- a CDS encoding P1 family peptidase yields MKGFRIGHGQDRAAATGVTVVLCEEGASAGVDVRGGAPATRETDLLAPVNLVEKVHAVFLAGGSAFGLDAASGIMTYLEERGVGFDVAVTTVPIVCGAALFDLTVGDGRVRPDRFMGYQACLDAVEEEPARGSVGAGTGASVGKFLGMERAMKSGIGWSLQKEGELEVAALVAVNCLGDVFDPERGCLVAGLRDGQGRQGDTEREMIAAWREKRDLFGGNTTLGVVLTNGAFTKAQMGKLASMAHDGYGRTLRPAHSMVDGDTIFALSRPVVEADLSVVGILAVRAVERAVVDAVSQASSLAGLPAPRDLAGRV; encoded by the coding sequence GTGAAGGGATTTCGCATCGGCCACGGACAGGACAGGGCGGCGGCGACGGGCGTCACCGTCGTCCTCTGCGAGGAGGGGGCCTCGGCGGGCGTCGATGTTCGCGGAGGCGCCCCGGCGACGCGGGAGACGGACCTTCTGGCGCCCGTCAATCTCGTCGAAAAGGTCCACGCCGTCTTTCTCGCCGGAGGGAGCGCCTTCGGCCTCGACGCGGCGTCGGGCATCATGACCTACCTGGAGGAGCGGGGCGTCGGTTTCGACGTGGCGGTGACGACGGTGCCCATCGTCTGCGGAGCGGCCCTTTTCGACCTCACCGTCGGCGACGGCCGCGTCCGTCCCGATCGGTTCATGGGCTATCAGGCCTGCCTCGATGCCGTCGAGGAAGAGCCTGCGAGAGGGTCCGTCGGCGCCGGAACGGGGGCCTCGGTGGGGAAATTCCTGGGAATGGAGCGGGCCATGAAAAGCGGCATCGGCTGGTCCCTCCAGAAGGAGGGGGAGCTGGAAGTGGCGGCCCTCGTGGCCGTCAACTGTCTCGGCGATGTCTTCGATCCCGAGAGGGGATGTCTCGTGGCCGGTCTTCGCGACGGACAGGGGCGGCAGGGCGACACGGAAAGGGAGATGATCGCCGCCTGGAGGGAGAAGCGCGACCTCTTCGGCGGCAACACGACGCTGGGCGTCGTCCTCACCAACGGGGCCTTCACCAAGGCCCAGATGGGCAAGCTGGCCTCGATGGCCCACGACGGCTACGGAAGGACGCTCCGACCCGCCCATTCCATGGTCGACGGCGATACGATCTTCGCCCTCTCCCGTCCCGTCGTCGAGGCCGACCTCTCCGTCGTGGGGATCCTGGCCGTCCGGGCCGTGGAGCGAGCCGTCGTCGACGCCGTCTCCCAGGCCTCGTCACTGGCAGGCCTTCCGGCCCCGCGGGACCTGGCAGGCAGGGTCTGA
- a CDS encoding AAA family ATPase translates to MRGAVSRISVEGFKSIRELKDFDLGEVNVIVGANGSGKSNFIQIFRLLMAMTRKNLQKFVRENGGADNFLHNGPRQTSSIRMAFEFASLSDSAQGPNAYRLELAPTVDETFLVSEERKYVTSSWRSYGGPSSESRLFDERGETSLSGKSPGVGHYVYEAIASWMVYHFHDTSSTAPMRRSEIVEDNRILRSDGANIAPFLLGLKNSDDHRALYREIVEATRLILPFFDDFLLDAVTMGEAEKVRLSWSQRGSDFPMQPYHFSDGSIRFICLATALLQPRPPSTIVIDEPELGLHPEAIRVLGELIRDGAERTQIIVATQSPLLIDQFSVEEVVVVNRKEGQSLFERLDRDAFSRWLEEYSLGDLWVRNVIQGGSNHE, encoded by the coding sequence ATGAGAGGGGCCGTCAGCAGAATCAGCGTCGAGGGATTCAAATCCATCAGGGAGCTGAAGGATTTCGATCTCGGAGAGGTGAACGTCATCGTCGGTGCCAATGGCTCGGGCAAAAGCAACTTCATTCAGATCTTTCGCCTGCTTATGGCGATGACGCGAAAAAATCTGCAGAAGTTCGTCCGGGAAAACGGTGGCGCCGATAACTTCCTCCACAACGGGCCCAGACAGACCTCTTCCATCAGGATGGCCTTCGAGTTCGCCTCTCTCAGCGACTCCGCCCAGGGCCCGAATGCCTACCGCCTGGAGCTGGCGCCCACCGTGGACGAGACCTTTCTCGTCAGCGAGGAGCGCAAGTATGTGACGAGCAGCTGGCGCTCCTACGGAGGCCCCTCGTCGGAGAGCCGCCTCTTCGACGAACGGGGCGAAACCTCCCTCAGCGGGAAAAGCCCCGGTGTCGGCCATTACGTCTACGAGGCCATCGCGAGCTGGATGGTCTATCACTTCCACGACACGAGTTCAACGGCCCCCATGCGCCGTTCGGAGATCGTCGAGGACAACAGGATTCTCCGGAGCGACGGCGCCAATATCGCCCCCTTCCTGCTGGGGCTGAAAAACAGCGATGACCACCGCGCCCTCTATCGGGAGATCGTCGAGGCGACCCGTCTGATCCTTCCCTTTTTCGACGACTTCCTTCTCGATGCGGTGACGATGGGCGAGGCCGAAAAGGTGAGGCTGAGCTGGAGCCAGAGGGGCTCCGATTTTCCCATGCAGCCCTACCACTTCTCGGACGGCTCCATCCGTTTCATCTGCCTGGCCACGGCCCTTCTCCAGCCTCGGCCTCCGTCGACGATCGTCATCGACGAGCCCGAGCTGGGGCTCCACCCCGAGGCGATCCGTGTCCTGGGAGAGCTGATCCGGGACGGGGCGGAGCGGACGCAGATCATCGTCGCCACCCAATCGCCTCTGCTCATCGATCAGTTCTCCGTCGAAGAGGTGGTGGTGGTCAACCGGAAAGAGGGCCAATCCCTTTTCGAACGGCTCGATCGCGATGCTTTCAGCCGATGGCTCGAGGAATACTCCCTCGGTGATCTCTGGGTCAGAAATGTGATCCAGGGAGGCTCGAACCATGAGTGA
- a CDS encoding DMT family transporter encodes MTLSFAWGVLLALAAAAIWALAPVLYRRSLDHVSSLELGALRTIGSVAGAALFLAWREGLPAFSPPPLPLLAAIVVSSTVWLVVGDFLYFLALPRLGVSIGVPFTSAYPLLAVPASWIFLGEPFRPIVFLATLLIVAGLVLLTLRLDEEKGDGKSLTAGLLFAFGTICCWSFGIITNRLLMGHIAVAGLEWWRALSVLAGSWIVYALGERDKRPLGRIGGRLLFEILLSGLLGLTVGNLFFTYSMNHVSVDVATCIASLRPFLAALFAVVVLGESFSLRKGAAIALVVSGALLLSF; translated from the coding sequence GTGACCCTTTCCTTCGCCTGGGGCGTCTTGCTGGCCCTGGCCGCCGCCGCCATCTGGGCTTTGGCCCCCGTCCTCTACCGCCGTTCCCTCGATCACGTTTCGTCTCTCGAACTGGGCGCCCTGCGCACCATCGGCTCCGTGGCCGGAGCCGCCCTCTTCCTGGCCTGGAGGGAAGGGCTCCCGGCCTTTTCCCCGCCCCCTCTTCCCCTGCTGGCGGCCATCGTCGTCTCCTCCACCGTCTGGCTCGTCGTCGGCGACTTCCTCTACTTCCTGGCCCTGCCCCGGCTGGGCGTCTCCATCGGCGTCCCCTTCACCTCGGCCTATCCCCTCCTGGCCGTCCCCGCCTCGTGGATCTTCCTGGGCGAGCCCTTCCGCCCCATCGTCTTTTTGGCGACGCTCCTCATCGTCGCCGGCCTCGTCCTCCTGACGCTCCGCCTCGACGAAGAGAAGGGCGACGGGAAATCCCTCACGGCGGGCCTCCTTTTCGCCTTCGGCACCATCTGCTGCTGGAGCTTCGGCATCATCACCAACCGTCTTCTCATGGGGCACATCGCCGTCGCCGGCCTCGAATGGTGGCGGGCCCTCTCCGTCCTCGCCGGCTCCTGGATCGTCTACGCCCTGGGAGAACGGGACAAAAGACCCCTCGGGCGGATCGGGGGAAGACTTCTTTTCGAGATCCTCCTCTCGGGCCTTCTGGGCCTCACCGTGGGCAATCTTTTCTTCACCTACAGCATGAATCACGTCTCCGTCGACGTGGCGACCTGCATCGCCTCCCTGCGCCCCTTTCTGGCGGCGCTTTTTGCCGTCGTCGTCCTGGGCGAATCCTTCTCTCTGCGCAAGGGAGCGGCCATCGCCCTCGTCGTCTCGGGGGCGCTGCTGTTATCCTTTTGA
- a CDS encoding HD domain-containing phosphohydrolase — MRRLVLLLFAAVILLPPPLRGEAAPGTVLVVHSYGRDLSWTEELHQGIVEAFRQSGERPDLRVEYLDMKHRLAPDYLDRLGALLRYKFRGVAIDGVILSDNGAFDFYRRHLSSLFSDVPVVAVGYNGSIPPLPPNVHVIPEELHLERTLDLALRQNPGARRIRAFHDGTETGRAVEEEIRPLLVAREGRGISWEIRGCASLAEAESALGETTEEDILLLLAFSRDERDNRGVTPREVVGTLSLVAPAPLYSPWTHFLGFGTLGGYMLSPRNVGYTGARYLEGLWRGQAPAVLSRAVDLQAGYFADYAVMRRFGLDEGDFPPGTVIVGRPPSLYERHREILLVAAVVIALLLVVIALLMGALSRKNRLLRHRAELQSLQKELLDAQEETIDLIGDAIEGRSHETANHVRRVAEVAALLGEKRGLDASDVELLRRAAPLHDLGKIAVPDAVLSKPGRLSDEEFEEAKKHAAIGAALLGRSRRRALQVAALIAGQHHERWDGSGYPRRLAGEGIHIMGRLVAVADVFDALLSRRCYKEPWTAEAVADYFRTQRGRQFDPDLVDLVLNDMEAFLAVRERFPDP, encoded by the coding sequence ATGAGGCGCCTTGTCCTCCTGCTCTTCGCCGCCGTTATCCTCCTTCCGCCGCCCCTCAGAGGGGAGGCGGCCCCCGGAACGGTGCTCGTCGTCCACTCCTACGGACGGGACCTGAGTTGGACGGAGGAGCTTCACCAGGGCATCGTCGAAGCCTTTCGGCAGTCGGGCGAGAGGCCCGACCTGCGCGTCGAGTATCTCGACATGAAGCACCGCCTGGCGCCGGACTACCTCGACCGCCTCGGCGCCCTTCTGCGCTACAAGTTCCGCGGCGTCGCCATCGACGGCGTCATCCTCTCCGACAACGGGGCCTTCGATTTCTATCGGCGCCACCTGTCTTCTCTCTTCTCCGACGTGCCCGTCGTGGCCGTCGGCTACAACGGCTCCATCCCCCCCCTTCCGCCCAACGTCCACGTCATTCCCGAGGAGCTTCACCTGGAGAGGACCCTCGATCTGGCCCTGAGGCAGAACCCCGGGGCCAGGCGGATCCGCGCCTTTCACGACGGCACCGAGACGGGGCGTGCCGTGGAGGAGGAGATCCGACCCCTTCTCGTCGCCCGCGAGGGGCGAGGGATCTCCTGGGAGATCCGCGGCTGCGCCTCCCTGGCCGAGGCGGAATCGGCCCTGGGAGAGACGACGGAAGAGGACATCCTCCTGCTTCTGGCCTTCTCCCGCGACGAGCGCGACAACCGGGGCGTGACGCCCCGCGAGGTCGTCGGGACCCTCTCCCTCGTCGCCCCCGCTCCCCTCTACTCTCCATGGACGCACTTCCTGGGTTTCGGGACGCTGGGAGGCTACATGCTCTCGCCCCGTAACGTCGGTTATACGGGAGCCCGCTACCTCGAGGGGCTCTGGCGGGGGCAGGCTCCCGCCGTCCTCTCCCGTGCCGTCGACCTCCAGGCCGGCTACTTCGCCGACTACGCCGTCATGAGGCGTTTCGGCCTCGACGAAGGAGACTTCCCTCCGGGAACGGTCATCGTCGGCCGTCCTCCCTCCCTCTACGAGCGCCATCGCGAGATTCTTCTCGTCGCGGCGGTCGTCATCGCCCTTCTGCTCGTCGTCATCGCCCTCCTTATGGGGGCCCTGAGCCGCAAGAACCGCCTCCTGCGCCACAGGGCCGAGCTCCAGTCCCTCCAGAAGGAGCTTCTCGATGCCCAGGAGGAGACGATCGACCTCATCGGAGACGCCATCGAAGGGCGGTCCCACGAGACGGCCAATCACGTCCGACGCGTCGCCGAAGTGGCGGCCCTCCTGGGCGAGAAGAGGGGACTCGACGCCTCGGACGTGGAGTTGCTGCGCCGGGCGGCTCCCCTTCACGACCTGGGCAAGATCGCCGTTCCCGATGCCGTCCTCTCCAAGCCGGGCAGGCTCAGCGACGAGGAGTTCGAGGAGGCGAAAAAACACGCCGCCATCGGCGCCGCCCTCCTGGGGCGGTCGCGGAGGAGAGCCCTTCAGGTGGCGGCCCTCATCGCCGGCCAGCACCACGAGCGCTGGGACGGATCGGGCTACCCCCGGAGACTGGCCGGAGAGGGGATCCACATCATGGGGCGCCTCGTGGCCGTGGCCGATGTCTTCGACGCCCTCCTGAGCCGCCGCTGCTACAAGGAGCCCTGGACGGCCGAGGCCGTGGCCGACTACTTCCGGACCCAGAGGGGGCGCCAGTTCGATCCCGACCTGGTGGACCTCGTCCTGAACGACATGGAGGCCTTCCTGGCCGTCAGGGAGCGCTTCCCCGACCCGTGA
- a CDS encoding UDP-2,3-diacylglucosamine diphosphatase, translated as MTPTYRTVFISDLHLGLRWCQAENLASFLEQLQCRTLYLAGDIVDSWKMGHRRLLPPSHLRVLRLIGAIAGKSRVVYLRGNHDDLPDDVLGQHAEGIEFLRRDIHETADGRRFLVVHGDEFDLFQRGRCRLARMGARAFDALMWFDACHNRLRRLLGLQRRYLASFLKRAIKDMAGSMTGFEDSLARAAHRLGLEGVICGHLHHPALRHIDDLSYFNCGDWIHHCSALVEQEDGHLDLIGWRGRGLTALPLAGERPFLPLG; from the coding sequence ATGACACCCACCTATCGAACGGTCTTCATCTCCGATCTCCACCTGGGGCTCCGCTGGTGTCAGGCCGAAAACCTCGCCTCCTTTCTGGAGCAGCTTCAGTGCCGAACCCTCTATCTGGCAGGAGACATCGTCGACAGCTGGAAGATGGGTCATCGCCGCCTCCTGCCTCCGTCTCACCTCCGCGTACTCCGGCTCATCGGAGCCATCGCCGGGAAAAGCCGCGTCGTCTACCTCCGGGGCAACCACGACGACCTTCCCGACGACGTCCTGGGGCAGCACGCCGAGGGCATCGAATTCCTCCGCCGCGACATTCACGAGACGGCCGACGGGCGACGCTTTCTCGTCGTTCACGGCGACGAGTTCGACCTCTTCCAGAGGGGACGGTGCCGGCTGGCCCGGATGGGAGCCCGGGCCTTCGACGCCCTCATGTGGTTCGACGCCTGTCACAACCGCCTGCGACGCCTCCTGGGGCTGCAACGCCGCTATCTGGCCTCTTTCCTGAAGCGCGCCATCAAGGATATGGCCGGATCCATGACGGGTTTCGAGGACTCTCTGGCCCGGGCCGCCCACAGACTGGGCCTGGAAGGCGTCATCTGCGGCCATCTCCACCACCCCGCCCTCCGGCACATCGACGACCTCTCCTACTTCAACTGCGGCGACTGGATCCACCACTGCTCGGCCCTGGTGGAGCAGGAGGACGGCCATCTCGATCTCATCGGCTGGAGAGGGCGGGGGCTGACGGCCCTTCCCCTGGCCGGAGAAAGGCCCTTTCTCCCCTTGGGATGA
- a CDS encoding metal ABC transporter solute-binding protein, Zn/Mn family, translating to MKRPVLSGILTVIALLAVVLPASADPLSVFVSVLPQKFFVEAIGGPSLTVHVMVPPGASPATYEPKPQQMVELSGAALYFSIGVPFEKAWMKRLSSANASLKIVATDEGTEKRAMAAHHHDGDDGHDHHHGHGLDPHIWLSPRSVLTQGRVILRALVAADPERASLYRENYRRFAASVVALDLELMERLSVLPEGTPFMVFHPSWGYFADDYGLEQLPIEVEGKEPKAGELTALVERAKAEKIGVIFVQPQFSRKAAEALARSAGAAVEILDPLAEDWDENLRRVAEALVVSASRRQ from the coding sequence TTGAAACGTCCCGTTCTGTCCGGCATCCTGACGGTCATCGCCCTTCTGGCCGTCGTCCTTCCCGCCTCGGCCGACCCCCTGTCGGTCTTCGTCAGCGTCCTGCCCCAGAAGTTCTTCGTCGAGGCCATCGGCGGCCCGTCCCTGACCGTCCACGTCATGGTCCCCCCCGGAGCGAGCCCCGCCACCTACGAGCCCAAGCCCCAACAGATGGTCGAGCTCTCCGGCGCCGCCCTCTACTTTTCCATCGGAGTCCCCTTCGAAAAGGCCTGGATGAAGCGTCTCTCTTCGGCCAACGCCTCTCTTAAAATCGTCGCCACCGACGAGGGAACGGAGAAACGGGCCATGGCCGCCCACCACCACGACGGAGACGACGGCCACGATCACCACCACGGCCACGGCCTCGATCCCCACATCTGGCTTTCGCCCCGATCGGTCCTGACTCAGGGACGCGTCATCCTCAGGGCCCTCGTCGCCGCCGACCCCGAGAGGGCCTCCCTCTATCGGGAGAACTACCGCCGCTTCGCCGCCTCCGTCGTCGCCCTCGACCTGGAGCTTATGGAACGCCTCTCCGTCCTTCCCGAGGGGACGCCCTTCATGGTCTTCCACCCCTCCTGGGGCTACTTCGCCGATGATTACGGTCTGGAGCAGCTTCCCATCGAGGTCGAGGGGAAAGAGCCCAAGGCGGGCGAGCTGACGGCCCTCGTGGAACGGGCCAAGGCCGAGAAGATCGGCGTCATCTTCGTCCAGCCCCAGTTCTCCCGCAAGGCGGCCGAGGCCCTGGCCCGCTCGGCGGGAGCGGCGGTGGAGATCCTCGATCCCCTGGCCGAGGATTGGGACGAAAACCTGCGCCGCGTCGCCGAGGCCCTCGTCGTCTCCGCCTCCCGGCGGCAATAG
- a CDS encoding fumarylacetoacetate hydrolase family protein, whose protein sequence is MKLIRFLPSGSQAPLWGLIDGESVVVTDGPGGDGTSISFPLDSVRLLAPAETPKIVCVGRNYLDHIRELGNDDQNLPAEPGLFLKLPNTLADPGAVVPYPAFTENFHYEGELAAVIGRTMKDVSEEEALGHVLGYSCAVDLTARDRQKSDLQWTRAKSADLFCPLGPWIETELDPAKSRVTTRVNGEVRQDGTTDLMIFPVARVLSYISTFMTLERGDVVLTGTPCGVGELHPGDRVDVTVDGVGTLSVSIGERA, encoded by the coding sequence ATGAAACTCATCCGTTTTCTCCCCTCAGGCAGCCAGGCCCCCCTCTGGGGCCTCATCGACGGCGAATCGGTCGTCGTCACCGACGGTCCCGGCGGCGACGGGACGTCCATCTCCTTTCCCCTCGACTCGGTGCGCCTCCTCGCCCCGGCCGAAACGCCCAAGATCGTCTGCGTCGGCCGGAACTACCTGGACCACATCCGCGAGCTGGGCAACGACGACCAGAACCTCCCCGCGGAGCCGGGCCTCTTTCTCAAGCTTCCCAACACCCTGGCCGACCCCGGAGCGGTCGTCCCCTACCCCGCCTTTACGGAGAACTTCCACTACGAGGGAGAGCTGGCCGCCGTCATCGGCCGGACGATGAAAGACGTCTCCGAGGAGGAGGCCCTCGGCCACGTCCTCGGCTACAGCTGCGCCGTCGACCTGACGGCTAGGGACCGCCAGAAAAGCGACCTCCAGTGGACCCGGGCCAAGAGCGCCGACCTCTTCTGCCCCCTCGGCCCCTGGATCGAGACCGAACTGGACCCGGCGAAAAGCCGCGTCACGACGCGCGTCAACGGCGAGGTGCGCCAGGACGGGACGACGGATCTCATGATCTTCCCCGTCGCCCGCGTCCTGAGCTACATCTCGACTTTCATGACCCTAGAACGGGGCGACGTGGTCCTCACCGGAACGCCCTGCGGCGTCGGCGAGCTTCACCCCGGAGACAGGGTCGACGTCACCGTCGACGGCGTGGGCACCCTCTCCGTTTCCATCGGCGAGAGGGCCTGA